In the genome of Peromyscus eremicus chromosome 1, PerEre_H2_v1, whole genome shotgun sequence, the window GGGGCTGGAGCTTCAGCACCAGCTCTTCCAGCAGGCTGGCTTCACAGTTCTGGAAGATCTGGACTCGGCTCAGGGTAGACAGGTGGACGGACACAGCAACCTCTGCCCGCAGCCGCTCAGGCAAGTGCTGCAAGATGGCTACCTCGTTGGTCATCTTCTTGTTGATCTGCAGGTGCTGGTACCTGGGAGAAAGGCAGTACCGTTTCTGCACCGGAACCCCGTGTGTCTGCCTCCCCCCACTCCATCAGGACTCAGCTTTGCCAAGAACCCAGCCACCCCGAGTTCTCATAAGATCAATGGGAGTACCACACATGTTCTGGTCCCCTTTCTTAGTTACAGACATGATCTTTTCTACTTCCTCCAAGGTGTGGAGGCGCTTACCACTCCTTTACATCCTGTCAggtcccccacacccccacaccccagccACAGTGTCTGATACCACTCCTTTACATCCTGTCAggtcccccacacccccacaccccagccACAGTGTCTGATACCACTTCTACATTGAGCTGCTTTCGTCAGTAAGCTCCCACCCTCTCAGACAGGCTTTGTGGTGGCTCTCTGACTTGGAGACATTTCCTTTTATTCAGAACATAGTTTGCATTATTATGATATAATCAACCATCTGTTGGCCATCTCCTGGCTGGATAGTTCCCCTCTCCACCCACTTCTTTCAAAGTCCTCCCAGGCAGTGGCAGCTCCCATTCTCTGGTCTCTATGTCACTCTTGTACACAAATTCCTCTCTTTCTCAGTCTCTTGCCCACTCTTTTCCCCGTGTCCAGATTCCCTCAGTGGAAGACACCACTTTCTAAGCCCTATCCGGCAGACCTACCAATGAATGCTGTCTTCCAGCTGCCTAGTATAGCCAGTAGGTAATAAGAGCAGTCACTGGGCTCAGGTCCTAAGGCAGACCTCCCCCTGGCTGGGTCTGCAACCACAGCCCTCTCACCAGTCAATAACTCGCCGCTCCAACCTCCGGTTGACACGCTGCAGCTTCATGTACTTCTTTACCAGAGCATGGTCTGGGTAGAACGCTGCATCTGCAGTGTTCATGTTGTAAATGACAGAGCTCATGCTACCCATGATGGTGGCGAAACCCATGACGGCCAGCAGGAAGTCACCCACCATGAAGAGGTACTCTTCCTCCCGGGCTGGGAGTGGCGTGTCGCCCACAGTGGTCAGAATCAGAGTGGAGAAATAGAAGCTGTAGAGATACTGGCGCCGCAAGCGCTCAAAGCCAGGCTGTGCGGGATCCGGGTATACCCATGCATCCCGTCCGAAGCCCAGGTACCTGGATAGGGCAAAGTATAAGCAGCTGTTCCAATGGATGACAACGAAGATGTAGAGCATCAGCTTGGCGATGCGGAAGGCATTTGGGTAAGCTGTGCGGGTCTCTGTGCGGTCAAAGGCCTCAAAGAGGCGGGGCACCCGGAGAAAGCGATTTAGCCTGAGCGTGGGAATGTGGGGGCCCAGCCGCACATAGGCTGCGTCTGTGGGGACCAGGGAAGCCAGGTCCAACAGGAAGCTCCAGGTGCGGACATAGCGACTGGCGATCATGCCTTTGTCCACCACCAGGATGCCCTGCTCTAGGAATcctaggaagaaaggagaagatggGCTAGGGTCAACTGTGGGCAGGTTGGGGACAGGCCAGGTAAGACAGGCCACACATGAGGGCAGGATGGAGGCAGGCATAGCACTCTCCACGGTTTCTGGAGTGAGCATTGTGGCATTGTCAAGAAACACATAACAGTGCAGTGCCGTCTTAACACATTCTTTAAGGAAATGTGAGGAGAAGGTTAGCCCCAGAAACTCACTGACCTGTGTGGAAGCGCACCCCGATGTCTAGTAGGTACAGCAGGTCACTTGTGTAGTCCAGCACAAACCAGGCCACCAGGTAACTATGCTGCAAGTCAGGAAAGCAGGCTCTGCAGGGCAGGGGCAGAAGGGATCGGCTTAAAGGTACCAACCGTGTGTAAGGTGGCTGTTAGGACAGATCCCTCAGTACTCTTCCTTGAGCCCTTCCAGGGAAGATGCCTCTCCCTTAGGCCCTGCCCTCCTGGCCTGCCCTTCTCCTTGGCGTCACTCTTTAGTACAGCTTAAGCCCCCCCCCTTCATTTAGCGCCCCTGCCAAACCTGCATACAATGATGATGAGGTTATACATGACTGGGAAGACCATCGTGTTCAGCCACCAGTAGTAATAATCCCCAGATGGGTCTAGGACAGGCAGCCTCTTCCTGTAGGGAAGAAGAGACTCCTTTCATTTATTCACCAGACATTCAATGCCTGGGTTGTGACCAGGACACCAAGAAGGAGGAGGCCCCAGGGACAGGTGATTAGACCCCCACACAGAGGACCAGCCTTCTCACCTGGCTTTGGATGGGGCTGGGGGGCTGGACTCTGTTGTCTTCACTTTGCTGTCCTGGCTCATGGTTCTGTGGCTTAGTCCTAAGCCTGTAGAATATCCAATGCTTCTCTGACTATAGTGGCTTGGGAAAGTGGGGGCTAGTGCCTAGCTTCCTGGAAGAGGCTGCCCCGGGGCTCCAGCTGTGTATTCTCTGTCTTTGAAGCTCTTAGCAACGCAACTAGGACTAGCGGGTATGGAGTGGGTGGAGGCAACACAGCTCCAACACCCTTCCTTCCCCGTCTCCCAGGGCTGAGGCTGGTTTACACCTGCCCAGCTAAACACCTTTAATGAGGTCCCTGGGGATGGTGGGAGGTGGATGCTTTGGAAGGAAGCTTCCTTTTCattgctgtcttttcttttttgcctttccCTGAAGCCTATGGTATCAAGGTCAGGAGATCCAGCCTGCCTCAATGTAGGTTTGAATTCTGTTTTTACCTTATGTATGTTCTCCGTTTGGGCCTAGTTATTTATTTAACAATTATGTGCCAAGTGGCTCATTCGTGTCAGGTGGTAAACTAGTCTCTAGGGACAAAAAGTGCCTCTCACATCAGAGGTGTTTTCATTAGCTACATCTTAATACATATCACCTAATGTTCTGGGGTACATGTGTGTCATCTTGTGCTACTTTACCCTCATTCTTTTCCTATTATCTCTCATGCCCTATACCACCAGCTATTGCACGTATTTCATGGGCCCTCAACTTCTTTAACTTTTCCTGTTGAAACATTTCTTTTCATAACAAAATAAACAGATCTCCTATACTTTCCCCAAGTTGATATCCCTGTTGCTATTGTCATCTTGTTTAGTCAAGAAGTCATCATTAAAATTCCAGCTGTACGCCAGGCCAATACTGTGCTAAGTGAGTGGGACAATTCCCTAGATGCTCAGTCTTGTAGGAGGAATGTTCAGTAGGGTAGGATGCATTTAGGTAAATACACAAGGGTAGTCCTTACAAAGAGTCTGGCGAGCATTCTGTTAGATGAATAGGTAGAGGGCTTTATGGTGGTAGGAAGAGTCCCAACTGAGCTGAGTTAAGTATGCAGATGGGAGAATGGACAGCACCAAGGTAGGGTGTTTGAAGTGTGCAACAGCATAAAGGCATGGAAATTTGTGGTGACTGGAAGAATATCAATagtctaaaaatatttaaaacttttctttaatatAATTAGTGTgcggtgtgtatgtgtgggggcagacggtggtggcacatgccttttatcccagcactcgaagaggcaagtggatctctgtgagttcaaggccagcctggtctatagagtgagttccaggacagccaagggctagacaaagaaactctgtctcaaaaaaaaaacaaaaaacaaaaaaaaacaaaataaagaagaataaaaagagagagagtgtgcaTGTACCACGGTGactatggaggtcagagtacaacttttAGAGTCAGTGATGCATCTAGGGATCAAACCAGAGTAGTGAGGCttgtgtagcaagtgcttttacctgctgagccatcttgctgacccccaaattttaaaaaagagagaggggacaaGAAAGGGGAGATAGTGCTGAAAATGAGGCTGAATGGTGGGCAGAGGCCAGGTCAGGAGACTTTTATCAGCCATGAaattaactttgattttttttaatacaagttTTTTAATACAAATTATGTTTTTGGAGTTTCTTGAAAGAAATATCTACATCCCTAAGTAATTGTTTTCAAGATGCTTTTATCCATAGCTTTTGTAATGCCACCAtttcttggttttctgtttctttcctagtctcTTTTTATAAGCTGCTTTGCCCATCCCTTCTAGGTTAGTGTTTCCTAGAACTCTTAGATCTCACTCTT includes:
- the Cnga4 gene encoding cyclic nucleotide-gated cation channel alpha-4 is translated as MSQDSKVKTTESSPPAPSKARKRLPVLDPSGDYYYWWLNTMVFPVMYNLIIIVCRACFPDLQHSYLVAWFVLDYTSDLLYLLDIGVRFHTGFLEQGILVVDKGMIASRYVRTWSFLLDLASLVPTDAAYVRLGPHIPTLRLNRFLRVPRLFEAFDRTETRTAYPNAFRIAKLMLYIFVVIHWNSCLYFALSRYLGFGRDAWVYPDPAQPGFERLRRQYLYSFYFSTLILTTVGDTPLPAREEEYLFMVGDFLLAVMGFATIMGSMSSVIYNMNTADAAFYPDHALVKKYMKLQRVNRRLERRVIDWYQHLQINKKMTNEVAILQHLPERLRAEVAVSVHLSTLSRVQIFQNCEASLLEELVLKLQPQTYSPGEYVCRKGDIGREMYIIREGQLAVVADDGVTQYAVLGAGLYFGEISIINIKGNMSGNRRTANIKSLGYSDLFCLSKEDLREVLSEYPQAQAVMEEKGREILLKMNKLDVNAEAAEIALQEATESRLKGLDQQLDDLQTKFARLLAELESSALKIAYRIERLEWQTREWPMPEDLAEADDEAEPGEGTSKDGEGKAGQEGPSGIE